A genomic window from Micromonospora ferruginea includes:
- a CDS encoding MFS transporter codes for MEPHENTGHPRRWAILGVLVISLLVVVLDNTILNVALRTLADPVHGLGASQGELEWAINSYTLVFAGLLFTFGVLGDRLGRRRFLILGLALFGLASLLSAYAQDPGQLIAARALMGVGGAAIMPVTLSIISNVFDPRERGRAIGVWAGAVGLAVAIGPVLGGALLEHYWWGSVFLINVPVVAVGVLLVALLVPESRDPSPGRVDLLGVLLSVVGLVALTYGIIDGGEHGFGRPQVWVSIVGGLAVLGWFVAHELGSDHPSLDVRLFRVPRFAAPVALVGLVFFAAMGVMFFGAFYLQLVRGYSPLESGLLFLPFAAAQLIFAPRSAAMVRRYGGRAVAAVGLLLTVVALAAFVLIDADTPIWIFSALGFLQGAGMANIMPPATESIMSALPREKAGVGSAVSNTIRQVAGALGVAVLGSVLSAVYRDQIAPAVSALPAPVRDAARESVSGAYAVADRLGPAAPRLIDAANDSFVSAMHWAAGISALVALFGMVIVFRWMPGRPLVAPDASPATEPELAGTA; via the coding sequence ATGGAACCGCACGAGAACACCGGACACCCGAGGAGGTGGGCGATCCTCGGAGTGCTGGTGATCAGCCTCCTCGTGGTCGTCCTCGACAACACCATCCTCAACGTCGCGCTGCGCACCCTCGCCGACCCGGTGCACGGCCTCGGCGCCAGCCAGGGCGAGCTGGAATGGGCGATCAACTCCTACACGCTGGTCTTCGCCGGCCTGCTCTTCACCTTCGGCGTGCTCGGCGACCGGCTCGGCCGCCGGCGTTTCCTGATCCTCGGGCTGGCGCTGTTCGGGCTGGCCTCACTGCTGTCGGCGTACGCGCAGGACCCGGGGCAGCTCATCGCCGCCCGGGCCCTGATGGGCGTCGGCGGCGCGGCCATCATGCCGGTGACGCTCTCGATCATCTCCAACGTCTTCGACCCGCGCGAGCGCGGCCGGGCGATCGGCGTCTGGGCCGGCGCGGTCGGCCTCGCCGTGGCCATCGGCCCGGTGCTCGGCGGCGCCCTGCTGGAGCACTACTGGTGGGGCTCGGTCTTCCTGATCAACGTGCCGGTGGTCGCCGTCGGCGTGCTGCTGGTCGCGCTCCTGGTCCCCGAGTCCCGCGACCCGTCCCCGGGCCGGGTGGACCTGCTCGGCGTGCTGCTCTCCGTGGTCGGTCTGGTCGCGCTCACCTACGGCATCATCGACGGCGGCGAGCACGGCTTCGGTCGCCCGCAGGTCTGGGTCTCGATCGTCGGCGGCCTCGCGGTGCTCGGCTGGTTCGTCGCGCACGAGTTGGGCAGCGACCACCCGTCGCTGGACGTGCGGCTGTTCCGGGTGCCCCGGTTCGCCGCCCCGGTCGCGCTGGTCGGGCTGGTCTTCTTCGCCGCGATGGGCGTGATGTTCTTCGGCGCGTTCTACCTGCAACTGGTGCGCGGCTACAGCCCGCTGGAGAGCGGCCTGCTGTTCCTGCCCTTCGCCGCCGCCCAGCTCATCTTCGCGCCGCGCAGCGCCGCGATGGTCCGCCGGTACGGCGGCCGGGCCGTCGCCGCGGTCGGGCTGCTGCTCACCGTCGTGGCGCTCGCCGCGTTCGTCCTCATCGACGCGGACACGCCGATCTGGATCTTCTCGGCGCTGGGCTTCCTCCAGGGCGCCGGGATGGCCAACATCATGCCGCCGGCCACCGAGTCGATCATGTCGGCGCTGCCCCGGGAGAAGGCCGGCGTGGGCTCGGCGGTCAGCAACACGATCCGCCAGGTGGCCGGCGCGCTCGGCGTGGCGGTGCTCGGCTCGGTGCTCTCCGCGGTCTACCGCGACCAGATCGCCCCGGCCGTGTCCGCGCTGCCCGCCCCGGTCCGCGACGCGGCCCGCGAGTCGGTCTCCGGCGCGTACGCGGTCGCCGACCGGCTCGGCCCGGCCGCGCCGCGCCTGATCGACGCGGCGAACGACTCGTTCGTCTCGGCGATGCACTGGGCGGCCGGGATCTCCGCGCTCGTCGCCCTGTTCGGCATGGTCATCGTGTTCCGCTGGATGCCGGGCCGGCCGCTCGTCGCGCCCGACGCGTCACCGGCCACCGAGCCGGAGTTGGCCGGGACCGCATAG
- a CDS encoding FAD-dependent monooxygenase has translation MDGRAVVVGGGIGGLAAGLGLRAAGWEVTVLERAPGLPDAGTGLGIWPGAMRALDALGVGDEVRRRGRRQSGGSIRRPDGSRIATIDVGRIERRHGEPVHLVTRPALLATLAAALPGAALRFAAPVADPGALLDAYDLVVGADGINSVVRAAVHGERYPLRYAGTVAWRGVVDAEPAEGGETWGRGRKFGLTPVGGGRTNWYASVSLPPGHPAPADDVAELRRLFGDWHPPVRRVLDALTPAGVLRHEIRELTPLPSYVSGRVALLGDAAHAMTPDLGQGACQALIDAVALADCVRAADDLPAALRAYDRRRRRPTQRIAAGARWAGRLSQARRMLPLRDAVLRLALAAGPPA, from the coding sequence CGGCGGCGGCATCGGCGGGCTCGCGGCGGGCCTCGGCCTGCGCGCGGCGGGCTGGGAGGTGACCGTCCTGGAACGGGCCCCGGGCCTCCCGGACGCCGGCACCGGGCTCGGCATCTGGCCCGGCGCGATGCGCGCCCTGGACGCGCTCGGCGTCGGCGACGAGGTGCGCCGGCGTGGTCGCCGGCAGAGCGGCGGGTCGATCCGGCGCCCGGACGGCAGCCGCATCGCCACCATCGACGTCGGCCGCATCGAGCGACGCCACGGCGAGCCGGTGCACCTGGTCACCCGGCCGGCGCTGCTCGCCACGCTGGCCGCCGCGCTGCCCGGCGCGGCGCTGCGGTTCGCCGCGCCGGTCGCCGACCCGGGCGCGCTGCTCGACGCGTACGACCTGGTGGTCGGCGCGGACGGGATCAACAGCGTGGTCCGCGCGGCGGTGCACGGCGAGCGCTACCCGCTGCGCTACGCGGGCACGGTGGCCTGGCGCGGCGTGGTCGACGCGGAGCCGGCCGAGGGCGGCGAGACCTGGGGCCGCGGGCGCAAGTTCGGCCTCACGCCGGTCGGCGGCGGGCGGACCAACTGGTACGCCTCGGTGAGCCTGCCGCCGGGGCATCCCGCGCCGGCCGACGACGTCGCCGAGCTGCGCCGCCTCTTCGGCGACTGGCACCCGCCGGTGCGCCGGGTGCTGGACGCGCTCACCCCGGCCGGTGTCCTGCGGCACGAGATCCGCGAGCTGACCCCGCTGCCGTCCTACGTGTCCGGCCGGGTGGCGCTGCTCGGCGACGCCGCGCACGCGATGACCCCGGACCTCGGGCAGGGCGCCTGCCAGGCGCTGATCGACGCGGTGGCGCTGGCCGACTGCGTCCGCGCGGCCGACGACCTGCCGGCCGCGCTGCGGGCGTACGACCGGCGACGCCGCCGGCCCACCCAGCGCATCGCGGCCGGCGCGCGGTGGGCGGGGCGGCTCTCCCAGGCCCGGCGGATGCTGCCGCTGCGCGACGCGGTGCTGCGGCTGGCGCTCGCGGCCGGCCCGCCCGCCTGA